One segment of Cutaneotrichosporon cavernicola HIS019 DNA, chromosome: 4 DNA contains the following:
- a CDS encoding uncharacterized protein (Alpha amylase, C-terminal all-beta domain) produces MASGADKLHKGDDHTDNFTMMQYFEWYCPAGGVHWKRYADDVEHLRDVGITACWLPPPTKGSNPEGTGYDIYDLWDLGEFDQKGAKGTKWGTKEEMLAGVKKAREAGIITYIDAVLNHKAGADKTEEFMATMVDQNNRNKTVGEMHNIQGWTKFTFPGRGDEYSKLKWNFNHFTGVDYDDKTKTKAIYKIQGEGKSWARDVDDEHGSYDYLMFADIDHHHPEVQEDLNNWGDWVLKETGAFGFRFDAVKHISRDFIGQFVKHIRREGGGHPSAFCVGEFWKDSAEALGEYLDGLGTQFSVFDTPLQGNFKEAGDGKEHYDLRKIFDGSLVQARPVDAVTLVDNHDTQVGQALQNWVPAWFKPLAYSLILLRPDGYPCVFFGDMYGCEGENPQPAVAQLGDIIRARKLFAYGDLVDHWDHPNCVAWLRKGDDHHDGCVTVICNGTDEGAKRVEVGKEHAGEKWTDLLGWHSAEVTIGDDGWAEFFSPTQSISIWTKSDARGRNEFKKD; encoded by the exons ATGACCACACCG ACAACTTCACCATGATGCAGTACTTTGA gtGGTACTGCCCCGCTGGCGGAGTGCATTGGAAGCGCTATGCCGATGATGTCGAGCACCTCAGGGACGTGGGCATCACCGCATGCTGGCTTCCTC CACCGACCAAGGGTTCCAACCCTGAGGGTACGGGCTACGACAT CTACGACCTCTGggacctcggcgagttCGACCAGAAGGGGGCCAAGGGCACCAAATGGGGCACCAAAGAGGAGATGCTTGCGGGAGTCAAGAAGGCCCGCGAGGCCGGCATCATCACGTATATCGACGCGGTACTCAATCATAAGGCTGGCGCAGACAAGACAGAGGAGTTCATGGCTACCATGGTCGACCAGAACAACCGTAACAAGACCGTCGGCGAGATGCACAACATCCAAGGTTGGACCAAGTTCACCTTCCCCGGCCGGGGCGACGAGTACTCGAAGCTCAAGTGGAACTTCAACCACTTCACGGGAGTCGACTACGACGACAagaccaagaccaaggcgATTTACAAGATCCAAGGCGAAGGCAAGAGCTGGGCGAgagacgtcgacgacgagcacggcTCGTACGACTATCTCATGTTCGCGGACA TTGATCACCATCACCCCGAGGTCCAGGAGGACCTGAA taACTGGGGTGATTGGGTGCTCAAGGAGACTGGGGCGTTTGGCTTCCGCTTCGACGCTGTCAAGCACATCTCC CGCGACTTCATCGGCCAGTTCGTCAAGCACATTCGtcgcgagggcggcggccacCCCTCAGCGTTTTGCGTTGGCGAGTTCTGGAAGG ACTccgccgaggcccttgGCGAGTaccttgacggcctcggcacgcAGTTCTCCGTCTTCGACACTCCTCTCCAGG GCAACTTCAAGGAGGCaggcgacggcaaggagcACTATGACTTGCGCAAGATCTTTGACGGCTCGCTCGTCCAGGCGCGCCCCGTTGACGCTGT caccctcgtcgacaac CACGACACCCAGGTTGGTCAGGCACTCCAGAACTGGGTTCCTGCCTGGTTCAAGCCTCTTGCATACtcgctcatcctcctccgacCCGATGGCTACCCCTGTGTCTTCTTCGGCGACATGTATGGctgcgagggcgagaacCCCCAGCCTGCcgttgcgcagctcggTGACATCATCCGCGCCCGCAAGCTGTTCGCTTACGgcgatctcgtcgaccacTGGGACCACC CCAACTGCGTCGCGTGGCTCcgcaagggcgacgaccaTCACGACGGCTGTGTGACTGTCATCTGCAATGGCACGGACGAGGGTGCGAAGCGCGTTgaggtcggcaaggagCACGCGGGCGAGAAGTGGACTGACCTGCTCGGCTGGCACAGTGCTGAGGTGACGATTGGTGATGACGGCTGGGCCGAGT